A single window of Amyelois transitella isolate CPQ chromosome 17, ilAmyTran1.1, whole genome shotgun sequence DNA harbors:
- the LOC106134295 gene encoding pre-mRNA-processing factor 6 — MSVPPQAFVNKNKKHFLGIPAPLGYVAGVGRGATGFTTRSDIGPARDANDVSDDRHAPPAAKRKKNEEEDDDEDLNDSNYDEFSGYSGSLFSKDPYDKDDAEADAIYESIDKRMDEKRKEYREKRLKEDLERYRQERPKIQQQFSDLKRELKMVSEEEWSAIPEVGDARNRKQRNPRAEKFTPLPDSVLSRNLGGESSTSIDPGSGLASMMPGVMTPGMLTPSGDLDLRKIGQARNTLMTVKLSQVSDSVTGQTVVDPKGYLTDLQSMIPTYGGDINDIKKARLLLKSVRETNPNHPPAWIASARLEEVTGKVQSARNLIMKGCEVNPSSEELWLEAARLQPPDTARAVIAHAARNLPHSVRIWVKAAELEQETKAKRRVFRKALEHIPNSVRLWKAAVELENPEDARILLSRAVECCPTSVELWLALARLETYENARKVLNKARENIPTDRQIWVTAAKLEEAHGNTHMVEKIIDRAITSLSANGVEINREHWFKEAMEAEKSGAVHTCQAIIRAVIGHGIEPEDQKHTWMEDAEACANEGAYECARAVYGYALSVFPSKKSIWLRAAYLEKQHGTRASLEALLQRAVAHCPKSEVLWLMGAKSKWLAGDVPAARGILSLAFQANPNSEEIWLAAVKLESENKEYDRARRLLSKARASAPTPRVMIKSAKLEWALNNLKEALNLLEEAIKVFGDYAKLHMMKGQIEEQMGKDEEAHNTYTQGLKKCATCVPMWILLSRLEEKLKHVTKARSVLEKARLRNPKNPELWLESVRLERRNGSAEIANAVMAKALQECPTAGRLWADAIFMESRPQRKTKSVDALKKCEHDAHVLLAVSQLFWTERKLNKCREWFNRTVKIDPDLGDAWAYFYKFELLHGTEQQQEDVKTRCKTAEPHHGEQWCKVSKEIANWCFSTEQILLLVAKSLPVPT, encoded by the exons ATGTCTGTTCCACCGCAAGCGTttgtgaataaaaacaaaaaacattttctggGAATTCCTGCACCCTTGGGATATGTTGCGGGTGTTGGTAGAGG AGCTACCGGTTTCACTACACGATCGGATATTGGTCCTGCTCGAGATGCAAATGATGTATC AGATGACCGACATGCTCCACCAGCAGCAAAACGTAAAAAGAATGAAGAGGaggatgatgatgaagatTTAAATGATTCTAATTATGATGAGTTTTCAGGCTATAGTGGGTCACTTTTCTCAAAG gaTCCATATGATAAAGATGATGCTGAAGCAGATGCTATTTATGAGTCAATTGACAAACGCATGGAcgagaaaagaaaagaatataGGGAGAAGCGGCTCAAAGAAGATCTTGAGAGATATCGTCAAGAAAG ACCAAAAATACAGCAACAGTTTTCTGACTTAAAACGTGAACTGAAAATGGTTTCCGAGGAAGAGTGGTCGGCTATACCTGAAGTAGGTGATGCGAGGAACAGAAAACAGCGTAACCCAAGAGCTGAAAAGTTCACTCCTTTGCCTGATAGTGTACTGTCAAGGAACTTAGGAGGGGAATCTTCCACTTCCATAGATCCTGGTTCTGGACTGGCATCCATGATGCCTGGTGTTATGACACCTGGAATGTTAACACCAtcag gtGATCTGGATTTGAGGAAGATTGGACAAGCCAGGAACACACTGATGACAGTCAAACTATCACAAGTTTCTGACTCTGTAACTGGTCAAACTGTAGTCGACCCTAAAGGGTACCTGACAGACTTACAGTCTATGATCCCAACGTATGGTGGTGATATTAATGATATAAAGAAAGCaagattacttttaaaatctgtGCGGGAGACCAATCCTAATCATCCACCGGCTTGGATTGCTAGTGCCAGGCTTGAGGAAGTAACAG GTAAAGTCCAATCAGCGCGGAACCTAATAATGAAAGGTTGCGAAGTGAACCCTAGCAGCGAGGAGTTATGGTTGGAAGCGGCTCGTCTTCAGCCCCCCGACACCGCCCGCGCGGTCATCGCGCACGCCGCCAGGAATCTGCCGCATAGTGTCAGGATATGGGTTAAGGCTGCTGAGTTGGAACAAGAGACTAAG GCAAAACGTCGCGTCTTCCGCAAAGCCTTGGAGCACATTCCCAACTCAGTCCGTCTCTGGAAAGCAGCGGTCGAACTTGAAAACCCTGAAGACGCGCGCATCTTATTGTCCCGAGCAGTGGAATGTTGTCCGACCAGTGTGGAACTGTGGCTGGCCTTAGCTCGATTGGAGACCTACGAAAATGCAAGAAAAGTGCTGAACAAGGCTAGGGAGAATATCCCAACAGATAGACAGATTTGGGTCACCGCCGCTAAGCTAGAAGAGGCTCATG GCAATACTCACATGGTGGAGAAGATCATAGATCGTGCGATAACCTCTCTAAGCGCTAACGGTGTGGAGATCAACCGAGAGCATTGGTTCAAGGAAGCTATGGAGGCCGAAAAGTCTGGAGCCGTCCATACTTGTcag GCTATAATTCGCGCCGTGATTGGCCACGGCATCGAACCTGAGGATCAGAAACACACTTGGATGGAAGACGCTGAAGCG TGCGCAAACGAAGGTGCATACGAATGCGCGCGCGCAGTATACGGCTACGCGCTGTCGGTATTCCCGTCCAAGAAGTCCATATGGCTGCGAGCCGCCTACCTCGAGAAGCAGCACGGGACCAGAGCGAGTTTAGAAGCGTTACTGCAGAGGGCCGTTGCCCATTGCCCCAAGTCTGAGGTCTTATGGCTTATGGGTGCTAAATCAAAATGGCTAGCTG GTGACGTGCCAGCTGCTCGCGGTATCCTCTCGCTGGCTTTCCAAGCGAATCCCAACTCCGAAGAGATTTGGTTGGCCGCCGTCAAACTGGAGAGTGAGAACAAAGAGTACGACAGAGCGAGACGGTTGCTGTCTAAAGCTAGGGCTTCCGCGCCCACGCCGAGG GTAATGATTAAATCAGCGAAACTGGAGTGGGCTCTTAACAACTTAAAAGAAGCGCTGAATCTATTGGAAGAGGCTATAAAGGTGTTCGGTGACTACGCCAAGCTACACATGATGAAAGGGCAGATTGAAGAGCAAATGGGCAAGGACGAGGAGGCCCATAACACATATACGCAAGGG TTGAAAAAGTGCGCAACGTGTGTGCCAATGTGGATTCTACTGTCGAGACTGGAAGAGAAATTAAAACATGTGACAAAAGCCAGATCGGTGTTAGAAAAGGCAAGGTTAAGGAATCCAAAGAATCCAGAGTTGTG GCTAGAAAGTGTAAGATTGGAGAGGCGGAATGGAAGCGCGGAGATTGCCAACGCTGTAATGGCGAAGGCGCTACAAGAGTGCCCCACCGCTGGCCGACTGTGGGCAGATGCCATATTCATGGAGTCTAGGCCGCAGAGAAAAACAAAGAGC GTGGACGCTCTCAAAAAATGTGAACACGACGCGCACGTGCTACTGGCCGTGTCCCAGCTATTCTGGACCGAGAGGAAGTTGAACAAATGCCGCGAATGGTTCAATCGGACG GTAAAAATTGACCCAGACTTAGGCGACGCATGGGCGTATTTCTACAAATTCGAACTGTTACACGGCACGGAACAACAGCAGGAGGACGTTAAAACTCGCTGCAAGACTGCCGAGCCGCACCACGGGGAACAGTGGTGCAAGGTCTCCAAGGAAATAGCCAACTGGTGCTTCAGCACGGAACAAATACTACTGCTAGTGGCTAAGAGCTTACCTGTTCCGACGTAA
- the LOC106134297 gene encoding uncharacterized protein LOC106134297: protein MSPKLPVPPLQEITLSLVARQLIHTLSRVASEEDAALPFTMVSSYYESMGATSDIFQDLLNLILSSEYLDPSVRYFSMRLLLKENVKSLATGIFPCPYYRKVLELIVEQGHHLTSLNLKGVWVKDEHLALMYQLIKNLSNLTALNIPYIANDEVLKFIGENNKVLKLLDVSGETDITEIGIDAMLRGNPQLTQSLTVVNIGMYGEENIDHTDVALLIRQLPNLTNLGSYSFVGKSIYHIYNSDCPPNFKTKLQYLHDVQTNLRTMKAIVALCPMLETIYLEEPDQGVLQLVKELNYLNKIKLNKFQCHELHQLLDKIGYKIVTLMLSASMGSFNFTRIAETCRNLESLEFYQIQTATHEEEIPFNKLEHIEIIHGNLSTPCLKYLMTGSPNLKKLIIGDEIRLDDNDMARLVRRYKFESLEGIWFPNAPRLTRDTVELLMECCPKLQSLGQLSGWQFTPDDMMLMRAIIASTNIDLVLSPLGIFQQGN from the exons ATGTCGCCTAAGTTACCAGTGCCGCCCCTGCAAGAGATCACATTATCGTTGGTAGCCCGGCAGCTCATTCACACTCTCTCAAGGGTCGCATCAGAAGAAGATGCGGCTTTGCCTTTCACCATGGTCTCGTCTTACTACGAAAGCATGGGAGCCACCAGCGACATATTCCAAGATCTCCTCAACTTAATACTTAGTTCGGAATATCTCGATCCGTCTGTTAGATACTTTTCTATGCGACTGCTACTcaaagaaaatgtgaaaagccTAGCGACAGGAATCTTTCCTTGCCCTTATTACAGAAAAGTCCTTGAGCTGATTGTTGAGCAAGGGCACCACTTGACTTCGCTTAACCTGAAAGGAGTGTGGGTGAAAGACGAACATTTAGCGCTTATGtaccaattaataaaaaatttaagcaaTTTAACTGCATTGAACATACCGTATATCGCTAATGACGAAGTGCTCAAGTTTATTGGAGAAAATAACAAGGTTTTAAAACTGCTAGATGTATCTGGTGAAACTGATATAACAGAGATAGGTATAGATGCGATGTTGAGAGGGAACCCGCAGCTGACGCAAAGTTTAACAGTAGTAAACATTGGAATGTACGGTGAAGAGAACATTGACCATACTGATGTGGCTTTGTTAATAAGGCAACTGCCTAATTTGACCAATTTAGGCAGTTATTCGTTCGTCGGGAAATCAATCTACCATATTTACAACAGCGATTGCCCACCAAATTTCAAAACGAAGTTACAATATTTGCATGatgtacaaacaaatttacGTACGATGAAAGCTATCGTCGCACTGTGTCCGATGTTAGAGACAATTTATTTGGAAGAGCCCGACCAAGGGGTGTTGCAACTGGTCAAAGAGTTGAATTATCTAAACAAGATTAAGCTTAATAAATTCCAATGCCATGAACTACATCAGCTATTAGATAAAATTGGATATAAGATAGTAACTCTTATGTTGTCAGCGTCGATGGGGTCCTTCAATTTTACCAGGATAGCAGAAACATGTAGGAACTTAGAGAGTTTAGAGTTTTACCAGATACAGACGGCGACGCACGAGGAAGAGATCCCTTTCAATAAGTTGGAACACATTGAGATCATACATGGGAACTTGTCTACGCCCTGTCTCAAATACTTGATGACGGGCAGCCCCAATTTAAAGAAGCTGATTATTGGAGACGAAATCAGACTGGATGACAATGACATGGCACG ATTAGTCCGCCGGTACAAGTTTGAGAGCCTCGAAGGCATATGGTTCCCAAACGCACCACGGCTCACTCGAGACACGGTCGAGCTGCTCATGGAATGCTGTCCGAAACTCCAAAGCCTTGGTCAGCTCAGCGGGTGGCAGTTCACTCCGGACGACATGATGCTGATGAGGGCTATAATAGCCAGCACAAATATCGACTTGGTGCTCTCACCACTTGGTATATTCCAGCAGGGTAATTAG